From the genome of Pungitius pungitius chromosome 20, fPunPun2.1, whole genome shotgun sequence:
TCAATCATCGCTAGTTAGAATTTATACGTTATTCTTAACTTCAaaacagggttagggttagtcaTTAAGGCACTCGCAAACTGGCTTTTCAGCGGCCTTGGTAATAGAGGAAATGCGATTGTGTGGAGGTCAGTTGTACCTGTTGATTCTGATATGCTGTGACTGTGGTGAACACAGTTTCAGGGAAAGCAAAGGTGCGTGTGCCATCCCCAGCAGGGATGGCTCTCACTGGGGATAACTCCTCTCCAAACTCCTTGCGGATAACATGGACTCGCGGCTGGTATTTGTGCATTGAGTGCAGGATGATCTTAATAGGAGAGGAGAAATTACTCGTTCAGGCTTAAATTACAGACAAGTCATGTTATCCCACTTGTTGTACTCAATACCCCCCATTTTTGGTGCCAAATCGAGGCAGAACCCACTTCCAGCAGGAATATTGTGTACtcatcacaaataaatatatgcaTGCTTCACATTGTTCGAAACATTAGAGTCTTGGCTACAAAAATGCACCTATTTGTTTGAAAATACACAACTCCAACGAGTTATGAAATATGGTTTGCAAATTAGTCATATTTTGCACACGGCGGTGCCTGACTAATATGTATATCCTTCTCAATGAGGCAAACAgctaacaaagaaaacaagacacTGAAGCGCTGGCCGAGACAAGGTGGAATTTCAGCGCTTTCTGTGCAGGTATTAGGGGTTGGGAGGGGGTTTCAGCCGATCCTCACTCTTACGCTCTACCcattttggcttctgagtggcTAATGAAGGTGTCATTTCACATGGCTTTAATTGGATCCAATAGGTTTGGACAATTCAAACAAGAATTTGAAAGTCGAGAATAAGCTAACCAGAGCCAATAGATAGTAGTAAttacagagttattacacttgtTATCATGGTATGCCATTTTTGGAGCACAGACCAAAAAAGTGGAACAGGTTGCAGAAACTCAGAGAGGGAATTGAGTTTCCATTAATTTTAGGATTGtgatttataaaataaatatgttgttgtCATATTTCTTTTGATATTTTCATTTGCTGACTTTTAATGCTACAATTTACAGTTTGAAAGACAGGTCAAATAATCGACAACACAAAATTGTAATCAAGATATTAGATTATGTGATCATATAATACTGGagataaaacacaatttaatgaaatttaaatatttatgagGTTTGTATAGGTATTCTTTTTTCATGACACATATACTAGTATTTCCTGTCAGTATTTTGTGTGGCACTTACATGTCCTTGGTCGTCCAGTTCGTTGTTGGTCAGTTTAAGTTTGTCGAAGCTGACCACCTGACGCATCCATGTCTCTCCTGAGGCGGGGGAGTCCGGGTGTATGTAGACTCGAGGTGGCACAGGGGAGTCAGCATTCCCTGCTACCATCCACTTGGAGCTGTGGTAAACGTACCTTCATAATTCACATACGCAGGGATGTGGATGAATAGTTTGCATTGTTTTATCCTGCTATGCACCATTTCACATGCACATCAAAAGATAtgccaagaaaaaaagacaacaacaagcaATAATCATTGAGTTGAGAGATTTGAATGCCAGGACAAAGTAACATAATTCGATCATGGTTGGAATTTTCATTCAATTGTAATCTGATTGTACTGCTTTCAACTGACAGCAACAATAATATTTAAGCTACTTCTATCCAAATATATTCACTATATAgtctatatacagtatttacTATATATTCCACTTACATACAAAAGCAGGCCTAAAGCTATTTTAATACCTACACAGcaaattttaactctaagctggtgtttagaTTGTCCCAATCTTcaactcaacaaagtgttacaAATTAACtctgaataagtgtcaaaataaatcttctcagtgttgaatacaacgttatttagctaaagtaactcaaattgcatttttaacacctGGTGTTTAAACCATgcccagggagcaatttacgtttaggtgtattgctcagggacactttgacatgggatatggagcagccagggttcgaaccaccaacctcgTGGTTCCCAGGCAAAgcctcaccaatccatgcaccataGTACATAGAATTAAGCTctacaccaagaagtgtgacactgtacagttacatttcaatcctatcaaagagttagtttaactctactaagtgttgcaaatgaatctgatcttgacactggataatgacttcaactctttcgtacaattgattctgtaagagtttgcagtTTGATTTCAACTgggcacttcaacacttttgcctaatactggaaaattaactctaagaattttgctATGTATTATTTTTGGTAAAAGGCATTAAATTATATGTGAATGCATATTGTAGGTTTAAGTCAAACACCCTGTAGGCTGTAAGTCAAAACAGCCTTCAAACCTAATTAGTTCCTCATCTGGTCGAAAGTCCATCCATCACCTGCCATTAAGCGTTTGGTTGGAATAAAAAGCTGCAGACCCCCCTTCCTTTGTGGCAtgacgtgtgtgcgtgcatgagaGCCACACATTTTATCAAACCATACTATAACATATCATATAGGAATAACATGTCATATAAGATGTCACTGATCGCTCCAATAAGTCGCTTAATGTGCCTCCATGTAAACAGGGTTAAGAGGTTTGACGATGTAGACCTGAAGCATGGTGAAAAGTAACGATCCCACTGCAATAACAACTTGTTTTCTGCACTACGGGAGCTTTTGCTGGTTTGACCTTGGAGAGGTTTGGCATCCAAAAGGCTATTTTCAAAGGGTATGGCAAAACCACTGTGACAATCGTCTGGTGCCAAGCGCCATTTGAAGGGACAGAACTTTCCTTGCACATATTATTAACATATGTTGTCCCAGGAACAGTCTATTTGAATAATACATGCTAGTGATGAAGACCGTTATAGTCCGGTTCTATGGGACGATCACTTGCCCAGTTTATTCATAGCTTTGttataaacatttttacaatattaTCATATTTTCCTTCTGAGTCGCCCTATATCATTTTTTACTTTGatcaaatataattttaaaatgtatttcatcacAATGTTACTTGTACTTGCATGGATTGTGTGGGTGCGCGAGTATTTGTTTTACCTATATCGCTTGTTGTCCACAGGGATGATATCCATAGCAATGTAATACTGCTGATGTGGGTCCAAGCTCGTAATCTTCACGCGCATAGCGGGGAACATCCGCCTGACAGGGAAACCAAATAAATCATCTGCTTTGGAGATTTCAGACCGACTTCAGATCAGGATTTACAACATAGTAACAACTATACTGCTTCATAACAATACTAATAACACAAATATCGATACACCTTCACATTGTGTCtcatcattaaaatgttttcattcatatttgtttaaatgttatagacacatctttgttttgttattgcTTCCCCAATCTCTGAGGACATCATTTTTTGCCCAGCTCTTACCGTCCAGCCTTGGTAATGATCATTTCTGTGCCAATCTCGTGGAACCGCTTCCACAGGTCTGATCCTTGCAGGTCCACTCGGGGGTCTTCTCCACTTCCGGTTAGTGCCCCCATGCACAGAACTGGGGGATGTGGGCTCTCCAGCAAAGCGTCCTTGCTCTCTGCTGCACAGGAAAGAGGTGAGatgaacagcagaaaaaaacacatccaggCCGAGCATAAGTCAATAGCAGAGATAGTTTGAAACATAactatagaaataaaaataatacatataaaaaataaaaaatggtttaCTCACACATACAGTCCTATAATAATCAAGACCAAATGCATTAAGTACATTTTCAGCAGCCCAAGAAAGTATCTTACCACACACTGCAAGTTATATATTGCAGGGAAataaaatgctaatggtatATTCCTTCAAATTTAGTACTGGTACACTTGCATTTGAGAATTGAATGTGTATACAATTTATCTTAAATAAATAAGGTCACCCTGCAATAATTACTGAATGTATAacaaatacagtatatacaatGGTGAATTAATTATAATCTCAAAACTGAACTAACATTGAATTCTCCGTTGAATTTTTACAATGATTTTCAGCATGTTGTGATTTAATATGTTTTAATATTGAGGAGATGTTTACAAGCGTTTATGTGTCTCACCGCTGTGGTTATTTGCGCCATTCAACAGTCGCCGCCAGTTAGACATTTATTGACATTAGACACGGGCCTAACAACAACATGCATTATAAAGGTGCACATTGAATTATTACTTTTTCATGGAATCACTTTAATGCGTTGCTGATTAGCGTTTTTGGCATGGCAACACAACCCATTAAGCTTCACATTTGAGCCCCGCTCGCACCACTCACATTTTGCATTTAGTGTGAGGTATTGTTTGGCTTTATCATTTTTTAACTAAGCAATTCAATTTATTACAGAATTATTTACAACTCATTATTGTCATCGTTATAACGGGCTTTGGTTGTTGTCGGATACTCACGGGATCCGTCACTCGCACAGTCGGCTTCGCTGCATCGGTCGCCGGTGCACGTTCTATCGGCTCGCGGCCCCGTTAAATCAGCGACATCCGTACCGTCCTCGTAGCCGTGGAATTCGGCCTCTTCGCCGGCCGTCCGGCGTCTCTTCTCCGCTCCGATCAGTGCCTCTACCGAAAAGGCGTGTGCTTTGACACTGAGAGCGCACGGAGTTCGCCTCTTCTCTGCCATATTTCTTACTGTCGGGGAAGAGGAGCAAGGGGAAGGAAACGGTATCACTGGTATGCGGGGAGCAAGAAAAGTTCCAAAGTCAAGGCGGTCGCTATACAAGAATTCCACCAAAACCGTCCTGGGCTTTTGGGGCGACGTTGTTCGTCCTCGGACGAGTTGGAATAACGTATCCGTTATCCTTGGGAGCGGTGCAGATTTCGGACAGTCCCAACAAACAGGGTTTACAGGAGAGACATAGAAGGACCTGCCAATCACAACCAGGACCAACCAATCAACAGTAATCACAGCCCCCCGAAAAATCCGTCCTGGTCCCGCCCGCTGCTGCGGGGGCCCGCTCTTGATGCCTTATGGGGTAAACGTGGAGGTGGCGAATGAACCATGTCTTCAGGTGACCGAGAAGGGAGCGTCTCGCTTGGGCATTGTGCGCATTTTCACACCGCGGCCCAACATGCCTTGCATGTCGAGTACATCTATAGGGCACGTGGGCATGTTCCCCATGCTGGAAAAGAGCGAAGGATCATTTGGTGTATTTGATATCATATAGATTTTTATATCGTCACAAAATACACATTGGTTAGCCTACCCCGTGGTCACCGtaccagaaaaaaaagacatttgctCGAATATTTTTTATCCCCTTTTGTGCCCTTCAAAAGACGTAAAAGATATCGCAATGAAGCCGGTCGAAAATGTGAGCAATGATCTGTGACTCACACTCAATGCAAACAGCCTAACTAGCTGCATGCAATAAACACGCGAACACATTTTATGGGTTGGTTAAATTGTGGACAACGAAATATCAGTAACATTGAAGTGTCTACTCACTGTGTGAAATCAAATCCAGTCGaccgaaacaaaacaaaaaggttacCTGGTGTACTGCACACTAGTTCGACCATCATAGGCTTGTTTTACATGTAACATTTAGgtaaaatacatgtatataa
Proteins encoded in this window:
- the tbx18 gene encoding T-box transcription factor TBX18, which produces MAEKRRTPCALSVKAHAFSVEALIGAEKRRRTAGEEAEFHGYEDGTDVADLTGPRADRTCTGDRCSEADCASDGSPESKDALLESPHPPVLCMGALTGSGEDPRVDLQGSDLWKRFHEIGTEMIITKAGRRMFPAMRVKITSLDPHQQYYIAMDIIPVDNKRYRYVYHSSKWMVAGNADSPVPPRVYIHPDSPASGETWMRQVVSFDKLKLTNNELDDQGHIILHSMHKYQPRVHVIRKEFGEELSPVRAIPAGDGTRTFAFPETVFTTVTAYQNQQITRLKIDRNPFAKGFRDSGRNRMGLEALVESYAFWRPSLRTLTFEDIPGITKQGIPGAHCAIGTSSHLLSTSPCSSSFQVCPHSPPDYTCSRPTHPLHRYSNPMEPFSPPRGPSAYEGEGFGALPLPASQLGYLSSHTPQGYAGLRLHTSPYSLYGYTFPPSPRLAVSPDKMAW